The following are encoded in a window of Acidimicrobiales bacterium genomic DNA:
- a CDS encoding hydantoinase B/oxoprolinase family protein, with product MKPDPAHLQVVISRLTGVAEEMGAVLRRGAFSPNIKERADCSAALFTADGTLLVQAEHIPVHLGSMPASVRAAIAAAGPDPEPGVQVVVNDPFAGGTHLNDVTLVAPCHTPEGRLVGWVANRAHHADVGGAAPGSLPADATEIQQEGLRLPPVRFTPEVREVLVASSRTPDERRGDIDAQVGANVVGVARLAELADEPLDEVVAYGERRVRTALAALPDGEWTASDVLDSFGSAPDQREPTTIVVTVRIAGDHVTFDFTGSDPQRRGNVNAVEAVTVSAAVFALRSVLDPSVPANGGGLRAVEVVAPPGTVVAARFPAAVGAGNVEVSQRVADVCLAALAGAAPDRVGAASQGTMNNVLIGGDGWVYYETIAGGQGARPAHPGQSAIHTGMTNTRQVDYQGALPVPGQSGIHTGMTNTRNTPTEALERAFPLRVLRYRLRQGSGGAGSARGGDGIERDLEVLEDVTVSLITERRTSQPPGLAGGAPGASGENWLLPGGDEDRAEPLPDKCTLRLSAGDVLRMLTPGGGGWGHLGNT from the coding sequence GTGAAACCGGACCCCGCACACCTGCAGGTGGTCATCTCCCGCCTGACCGGGGTGGCCGAGGAGATGGGGGCGGTCCTGCGCCGGGGCGCGTTCAGCCCCAACATCAAGGAGCGGGCCGACTGCTCGGCCGCTCTGTTCACCGCCGATGGCACCCTGCTGGTGCAGGCCGAGCACATCCCGGTGCACCTGGGGTCGATGCCGGCGTCGGTGCGGGCGGCCATCGCCGCCGCGGGCCCCGACCCCGAGCCCGGGGTGCAGGTGGTGGTCAACGACCCGTTCGCCGGCGGGACGCACCTCAACGACGTGACCCTGGTGGCGCCGTGCCACACGCCGGAGGGCCGGTTGGTGGGCTGGGTGGCCAACCGGGCCCACCACGCCGATGTGGGCGGGGCGGCGCCGGGGTCGCTGCCCGCCGATGCCACCGAGATCCAGCAGGAGGGCCTACGCCTCCCGCCGGTGCGGTTCACGCCCGAGGTGCGGGAGGTGCTGGTGGCCTCGTCCCGCACGCCGGACGAGCGCCGGGGCGACATCGACGCCCAGGTGGGGGCGAACGTGGTCGGCGTGGCCCGCTTGGCCGAGCTGGCCGACGAGCCGCTGGACGAGGTGGTGGCCTACGGCGAGCGCCGGGTGCGGACCGCCCTCGCCGCCCTCCCCGACGGGGAGTGGACGGCGTCCGACGTCCTCGACTCCTTCGGCTCGGCGCCCGACCAGCGCGAGCCCACGACCATCGTGGTGACCGTGCGCATCGCCGGCGATCACGTCACGTTCGACTTCACCGGCAGCGACCCCCAGCGCCGAGGCAACGTCAACGCGGTGGAGGCGGTGACGGTGAGCGCCGCGGTGTTCGCCCTGCGCTCGGTGCTGGACCCGTCGGTGCCGGCCAACGGTGGCGGGCTCCGGGCGGTGGAGGTCGTCGCCCCGCCGGGCACCGTGGTGGCGGCCCGCTTCCCGGCCGCGGTGGGCGCCGGCAACGTGGAGGTCAGCCAGCGGGTGGCGGATGTGTGCCTGGCCGCCCTGGCCGGCGCCGCCCCCGACCGGGTGGGCGCCGCCTCCCAGGGCACCATGAACAACGTCCTCATCGGCGGCGACGGCTGGGTGTACTACGAGACCATCGCCGGAGGCCAGGGCGCCCGCCCCGCCCACCCCGGCCAGTCGGCGATCCACACCGGCATGACCAACACACGTCAAGTTGACTACCAAGGCGCCCTACCCGTCCCCGGCCAATCCGGAATTCACACGGGTATGACGAACACGAGGAACACTCCGACGGAAGCCCTGGAGCGGGCGTTCCCCCTGCGGGTTCTCCGCTATCGCCTGCGCCAGGGGAGCGGCGGAGCTGGCTCGGCGCGGGGTGGTGACGGCATCGAGCGAGACCTGGAGGTCCTCGAGGACGTGACCGTGAGTCTCATCACTGAGCGCCGGACGTCCCAGCCCCCGGGCCTCGCCGGTGGCGCCCCCGGCGCCAGCGGTGAGAACTGGCTCCTTCCAGGAGGCGACGAGGACCGAGCCGAACCCCTCCCCGACAAGTGCACCTTGCGCCTCAGCGCCGGCGACGTCTTGAGAATGCTCACCCCCGGCGGCGGCGGCTGGGGTCACCTCGGGAACACGTGA
- a CDS encoding type II toxin-antitoxin system VapC family toxin → MIVIDASAAILGLLNDGEARSALREGAVACPHLADSEVAHALRSQVLRGDLEADDAWRAIDTWGRLGIERIGVQGLLPRIWELRGNVSAYDATYVAVAEALQASLVTADGRLARAPGPRCSITVLPR, encoded by the coding sequence GTGATCGTCATCGATGCTTCGGCGGCGATCCTCGGTCTGCTCAACGACGGCGAGGCGCGGTCGGCGCTCCGAGAAGGTGCGGTGGCCTGTCCTCACCTGGCCGACTCCGAGGTGGCGCATGCGCTGCGGTCCCAGGTGTTGCGAGGCGATCTCGAGGCCGACGATGCCTGGCGAGCCATCGACACCTGGGGGCGCCTCGGCATAGAGCGCATCGGCGTGCAGGGCCTGCTCCCCCGGATCTGGGAGCTTCGTGGCAACGTGAGCGCCTACGACGCCACCTACGTGGCGGTAGCCGAGGCACTGCAGGCTTCCCTGGTCACGGCCGATGGGCGCCTCGCTCGGGCGCCCGGGCCACGGTGCTCGATCACGGTGCTTCCCCGCTGA
- a CDS encoding MSMEG_1061 family FMN-dependent PPOX-type flavoprotein, whose amino-acid sequence MATNPNPFRLTTEAEVTAILGEPPGFVLAKISDRVDASAASFIARSPLVFVGTVDRDGGVDVSPKGDAPGFVHVTDQGSLLIPERKGNNLAFGPHNILATGRIGLVFVVPGQRETLRVNGAAALDNDPALLEQLSARGKPSLLCTEVRVEECFFHCGKSMIRSRAWDPDSWNVDGTSLMVDQVVDALGGDPALVPIVNAQVEQNYIDDL is encoded by the coding sequence GTGGCAACGAACCCGAACCCGTTCCGGCTCACCACCGAGGCCGAGGTCACCGCGATCCTCGGCGAGCCGCCTGGTTTCGTGCTGGCCAAGATCAGCGATCGAGTCGATGCGTCGGCCGCCTCGTTCATCGCCCGATCACCGCTCGTGTTCGTCGGCACCGTCGACCGCGACGGTGGCGTCGATGTCTCACCCAAGGGGGACGCCCCCGGGTTCGTCCACGTCACCGATCAGGGATCGCTGCTGATCCCCGAACGCAAGGGCAACAACCTAGCGTTCGGCCCCCACAACATCTTGGCCACCGGCCGAATCGGGCTGGTCTTCGTCGTACCCGGCCAACGCGAGACGCTCCGGGTCAACGGCGCCGCCGCCCTCGACAACGACCCGGCGCTGCTCGAACAGCTCAGCGCACGCGGCAAGCCTTCGCTGTTGTGCACCGAGGTGAGGGTCGAGGAGTGCTTCTTCCACTGCGGGAAGTCCATGATCCGCTCCCGAGCCTGGGACCCCGACAGCTGGAACGTCGACGGGACGTCTCTCATGGTCGACCAGGTCGTCGACGCCCTCGGCGGCGACCCCGCACTGGTGCCCATCGTCAACGCCCAAGTCGAGCAGAACTACATCGACGACCTCTGA
- a CDS encoding WYL domain-containing protein, with translation MNRTDRLYALVEELRAVAPRWRSAKWFAERFEVSSRTIERDLSALQQAGVPIYATPGRRGGYAIDVQHTLPPLNLSAAEVAAVATALAADTAAPFTHAGRTALQKILAVLGEVDAEGVRELASRVRVFDGADGHSRPSAAVERAIVARQVLDITYRDKAGEVSARAVEPVAVLGVRPHWYLWAWCRLRQEPRSFRLDRITDAVMTDEVVPNRGLDPATIELTELVGRGILGG, from the coding sequence GTGAACCGGACCGACAGGTTGTACGCGTTGGTGGAGGAGCTGCGTGCGGTCGCCCCACGGTGGCGAAGCGCGAAGTGGTTCGCCGAGAGGTTCGAGGTCAGCAGCCGAACGATCGAGAGGGACCTGTCGGCGCTTCAGCAGGCGGGGGTCCCGATCTACGCCACCCCTGGCCGTCGTGGCGGGTACGCGATCGATGTCCAGCACACCCTGCCGCCCTTGAACCTCTCAGCGGCCGAGGTGGCGGCGGTCGCCACGGCGTTGGCGGCCGACACGGCGGCGCCGTTCACCCACGCGGGTCGAACGGCACTGCAGAAGATCCTGGCCGTGCTGGGTGAGGTCGACGCGGAAGGCGTGCGTGAGCTGGCGTCACGCGTCCGGGTGTTCGATGGCGCTGACGGCCATAGCCGCCCCTCGGCGGCCGTCGAACGAGCGATCGTGGCGCGGCAGGTCCTCGACATCACCTACCGTGACAAGGCTGGCGAGGTCTCGGCGCGAGCGGTCGAGCCCGTTGCGGTGTTGGGCGTCCGGCCGCACTGGTACCTGTGGGCGTGGTGCCGGTTGCGGCAAGAGCCACGGTCGTTCCGCCTCGACCGGATCACCGATGCGGTGATGACCGACGAGGTCGTGCCCAATCGGGGCCTCGATCCCGCCACCATCGAGCTGACCGAGCTGGTCGGGCGAGGGATCCTCGGGGGCTGA
- a CDS encoding HAD-IA family hydrolase — translation MTTETPGASRYYFAGLERLIRARSDAFVGREALLRSLISLASTEGDGGVRVITGPPGSGKTSLLCRLIHELDTARPVHHIVGRDSGRDKPRLILQSLVGQIVVKYGFPLAVADDVDVLARDLSNLLVEIDRRGEREVLVVDGLDEIDIVPLQRVLSLLPAPPPPSTRVFLSVRDGTIEGEIITALDARRISLKPLDLSETVRYAKTTGSSISFERLSDLHESAEGNPLVLKLLLANSVDRDPAIGPSAGTDPMASAIKRVVDRASEQVGAAVTADVLGAIHVAAGEIDRRDLREILEEVSSHDLHRALEAVEELLDHDAVRLAFFHKSVHDYLRDHFTRREVRRFHELIVDWLSQEALDSGSRRSTLINHLLHCDQVDSAIRLLSGAGHVDALRRDLGDGPAFQEWLNDWELARDRVQLDEVGRETIARSLVATASRYFQFLHDNAVFARLGQNGAADELEWLGTSIVEPQEAALVLFLRGAIRYHNGDLEGADVLYEMAQIEVLRAGEASVAFRIHQFRGLAAQYSGRFADALGHYAQSRIEAERTGHPLYHVFSHSCAGNTLTMQARPDAALLEQQRALDLLRDPATGVREDPDLLSVEHFQTNVASALTRIAESHLALGDVQQASSLLAEAASIYDELPSRDRYFLYFVQVSAEVQLQIAVGEGHAVHVDDTRSMVWDAFVLCRTSAHRSRSLRILAGCDLLDGNTSGAEALARQALDMVPERTAPVERMRALLVLADAVASADEAQALRRDARQLGIDLGMDESELGLARDPRISIPADASGPPAPHAATASSIDGAHAGTVDGLVILDCDGVLVDSERISIAHAREVLADLGWEVSDEEIIDRFVGRSDEFMRAAVVERLGRPVPDWDVRYTRSLIERLSREVQPVAGVLAAIDELGSARMCVASSGTHQKLKATLGAVGLLPRFSGRIYSSQDVAAGKPAPDLFLHAAQVEGFEPSACVVVEDSRPGAVAASAAGMGCVVYVGGGLTAESDFDGTGAVTISTMSDLPHAVGSILRRSTGGPVSG, via the coding sequence GTGACGACCGAGACCCCCGGCGCATCGCGGTACTACTTCGCGGGTCTCGAACGGTTGATACGAGCACGGTCGGATGCCTTCGTCGGCCGGGAGGCGCTGCTCAGATCGCTCATCTCGCTCGCGAGCACCGAGGGAGATGGTGGGGTCCGGGTCATCACCGGTCCACCGGGCTCGGGCAAGACGTCCCTCCTGTGCCGGCTCATCCACGAGCTCGACACGGCCCGACCCGTCCACCACATCGTCGGCCGCGACTCCGGCCGGGACAAGCCGCGCTTGATCCTTCAGTCGTTGGTCGGGCAGATCGTGGTCAAGTACGGCTTCCCGCTGGCCGTCGCCGACGACGTCGACGTCCTGGCGAGAGACCTGTCGAACCTCCTGGTGGAGATCGACCGCCGAGGCGAACGCGAGGTGCTCGTCGTCGACGGGCTCGATGAGATCGACATCGTTCCGCTCCAGCGCGTCCTCTCACTGCTGCCTGCTCCACCCCCGCCATCGACGAGGGTCTTCCTGTCGGTGCGGGACGGAACGATCGAAGGCGAGATCATCACCGCTCTCGACGCCCGACGGATCTCGCTGAAGCCGCTGGACCTGTCCGAGACCGTGCGCTACGCGAAGACCACGGGGTCCTCGATCAGCTTCGAGCGGTTGTCCGACCTGCACGAGAGCGCGGAGGGGAACCCTCTGGTGCTCAAGCTGCTGCTCGCGAACTCGGTGGACCGAGATCCGGCGATAGGACCGTCCGCCGGCACCGACCCGATGGCATCGGCGATCAAGCGGGTCGTCGATCGGGCGAGCGAGCAGGTCGGAGCGGCGGTGACCGCCGACGTGCTCGGAGCGATCCACGTCGCGGCTGGTGAGATCGATCGTCGCGACCTCCGAGAGATCCTCGAGGAGGTGTCGAGCCACGACCTGCATCGGGCGCTGGAGGCGGTGGAGGAGCTCCTGGACCACGATGCGGTGCGCCTCGCGTTCTTCCACAAGTCGGTGCACGACTACCTGCGAGATCACTTCACCCGTCGGGAGGTCCGCCGGTTCCACGAGCTCATCGTCGACTGGCTGAGCCAGGAGGCCCTGGACTCGGGCAGTCGGCGAAGCACGCTCATCAACCACCTGCTGCACTGCGACCAGGTCGACTCGGCCATCCGCCTGCTGTCAGGCGCTGGACACGTCGACGCGCTGCGACGAGACTTGGGGGACGGACCAGCCTTCCAGGAGTGGCTGAACGACTGGGAGTTGGCTCGGGATCGGGTGCAGCTCGACGAGGTGGGACGCGAGACCATCGCTCGATCGTTGGTCGCGACCGCGAGCCGGTACTTCCAGTTCCTCCACGACAACGCGGTGTTCGCCCGACTCGGGCAGAACGGCGCGGCGGACGAGCTGGAGTGGTTGGGCACCAGCATCGTGGAGCCGCAGGAGGCGGCCCTGGTGCTGTTCCTCCGCGGTGCGATCCGCTACCACAACGGCGATCTCGAGGGCGCCGACGTGCTCTACGAGATGGCCCAGATCGAGGTCCTCCGAGCGGGCGAGGCCTCGGTGGCGTTCCGCATCCACCAGTTCCGCGGCCTGGCCGCGCAGTACTCCGGCCGGTTCGCTGATGCGCTCGGCCACTACGCCCAGTCACGCATCGAAGCCGAGCGGACCGGGCACCCGCTGTACCACGTCTTCTCCCACAGCTGCGCCGGGAACACGTTGACGATGCAGGCCCGCCCGGACGCTGCGTTGCTCGAACAGCAGCGGGCCCTGGATCTGCTCCGGGACCCTGCGACCGGGGTCCGCGAGGATCCCGATCTCCTCTCCGTCGAGCACTTCCAGACCAACGTCGCAAGCGCCCTGACGCGGATCGCGGAATCGCACCTTGCGCTCGGCGATGTCCAGCAGGCGTCGTCGTTGCTGGCCGAGGCCGCATCGATCTACGACGAACTTCCCTCGCGTGACCGGTACTTCCTGTACTTCGTCCAGGTGTCGGCCGAGGTGCAACTCCAGATCGCGGTGGGCGAAGGCCACGCCGTCCACGTCGACGACACCCGCTCGATGGTCTGGGACGCGTTCGTCTTGTGCCGAACCTCGGCCCATCGCTCGCGATCGCTTCGGATCCTCGCCGGCTGTGACCTGCTCGACGGCAACACCAGCGGGGCCGAGGCGCTGGCGCGGCAGGCGCTCGACATGGTTCCCGAGCGCACCGCCCCGGTCGAACGGATGCGGGCGCTGTTGGTCCTGGCCGATGCCGTCGCCTCGGCCGACGAGGCGCAGGCCCTCCGTCGCGACGCCCGACAGCTCGGCATCGATCTCGGGATGGACGAGTCGGAGCTCGGGCTGGCCCGCGATCCGAGGATCTCCATCCCCGCCGACGCGAGCGGACCCCCCGCGCCTCACGCGGCGACCGCGTCCTCGATCGACGGCGCTCACGCCGGCACGGTCGACGGCCTGGTGATCCTCGACTGTGACGGTGTGTTGGTCGACAGTGAGCGGATCTCGATCGCCCATGCGAGGGAAGTGCTCGCGGATCTCGGTTGGGAGGTCAGCGATGAGGAGATCATCGACAGGTTCGTGGGGCGTTCCGACGAGTTCATGCGGGCGGCCGTCGTTGAGCGGCTCGGTCGACCCGTGCCCGACTGGGACGTGCGCTACACCCGATCGCTGATCGAACGACTGAGCCGGGAGGTCCAACCGGTGGCGGGGGTCCTCGCGGCGATCGACGAGCTCGGCAGCGCACGGATGTGCGTCGCGTCGAGCGGAACCCACCAGAAGCTGAAGGCGACCCTCGGTGCCGTTGGCTTGCTGCCGCGCTTCTCCGGTCGGATCTACTCCTCGCAAGACGTCGCCGCCGGGAAGCCGGCTCCCGATCTGTTCCTGCACGCGGCTCAGGTCGAAGGCTTCGAGCCGTCGGCCTGCGTCGTCGTCGAAGACAGCCGCCCGGGGGCGGTCGCGGCCAGCGCGGCCGGCATGGGTTGCGTCGTCTACGTCGGAGGCGGGCTCACAGCCGAGAGCGACTTCGACGGCACGGGCGCCGTCACGATCTCGACCATGAGCGACCTCCCCCATGCGGTCGGATCGATCCTGCGTCGGAGCACCGGAGGACCGGTCAGCGGTTGA
- a CDS encoding GNAT family N-acetyltransferase: MRATAVRPGELGEAEIARWAALQEADPDLASPFLRPELAVAIDRHWPDTRVAVLEDGPDVVGFFAFHAGRLGAGRALGLGLTDGQGAVLAPGVPWDAGALRRASGLSVWEFDHLVPGQADTLAPRHAARHASPVMDLGDGVEAWAARRADSGRIKKARYHGRRLARQRGEVEALFDTRSHDDLALLMRWKSAQYRRTGRRDRFAQPAVAGLVRDLLDTRTDGFAAHLSALTVDGTPAALCLVLRSHHVLAHWFPAYDTELSRYQPGLVHLLEMVPLAAADGITLFDLGAGEHDYKDSFKDREVTVVSGTVHHPGPASWLHRARTGPPRAATDFVLAHPRLRLAARKALLRAGTARDRLSSRRRG, encoded by the coding sequence ATGAGGGCCACCGCGGTGCGCCCCGGCGAGCTGGGCGAGGCCGAGATCGCCCGCTGGGCCGCCCTCCAGGAGGCCGATCCCGACCTGGCCAGCCCCTTCCTGCGACCCGAGCTGGCCGTGGCCATCGACCGGCACTGGCCCGACACCCGGGTCGCCGTCCTGGAGGACGGACCCGACGTGGTGGGCTTCTTCGCCTTCCACGCCGGCCGGCTCGGCGCCGGACGGGCCCTGGGCCTGGGCCTCACCGACGGCCAGGGCGCGGTCCTGGCCCCCGGCGTGCCCTGGGACGCCGGGGCCCTGCGCCGGGCCTCGGGCCTGTCGGTGTGGGAGTTCGACCACCTGGTCCCCGGCCAGGCCGACACGCTGGCCCCCCGACACGCCGCCCGGCACGCGTCACCGGTGATGGACCTGGGCGACGGGGTCGAGGCCTGGGCCGCCCGGCGGGCCGACTCGGGACGCATCAAGAAGGCCCGCTACCACGGGCGGCGGCTGGCCCGGCAGCGGGGCGAGGTGGAGGCCCTGTTCGACACGCGGAGCCACGACGACCTGGCCCTCCTGATGCGCTGGAAGTCGGCCCAGTACCGGCGGACGGGCCGGCGCGACCGCTTCGCCCAGCCCGCGGTGGCCGGCCTGGTGCGCGACCTGCTCGACACCCGCACCGACGGCTTCGCCGCCCACCTGTCGGCCCTCACCGTCGACGGGACCCCGGCCGCCCTGTGCCTGGTGCTGCGCTCGCACCACGTGCTGGCCCACTGGTTCCCGGCGTATGACACCGAGTTGTCCCGCTACCAGCCGGGCCTGGTCCACCTGCTGGAGATGGTGCCCCTGGCCGCGGCCGACGGCATCACCCTGTTCGACCTGGGAGCCGGGGAGCACGACTACAAGGACAGCTTCAAGGACCGGGAGGTCACGGTGGTGAGCGGCACCGTCCACCACCCCGGCCCGGCCAGCTGGCTCCACCGGGCCCGGACCGGCCCGCCCCGGGCGGCCACTGACTTCGTGCTGGCCCACCCCCGCCTCCGCCTGGCCGCCCGGAAGGCACTCCTCCGGGCCGGCACCGCCCGCGACCGACTGTCGAGCCGACGGCGGGGGTGA
- a CDS encoding glycosyltransferase has translation MTTTEPAPTAVGPELVLLGRSETERRAGGRPSSPDRRRSDRRQRPALHRSPAPRVSVVIPTLNEEQNLRHVLPFLPEWVDEVVIVDGRSTDGTVAEARRLLPDVVIVTDPEPGKGRALMTGFHASTGDILVTLDADGSMDPAEIPRYVYALMAGADYVKGSRFVHGGATDDMSLIRKVGNRALTEAVRRTYGGRFSDLCYGYNACWRDVLPYLEGRAPGFEIETHMNIRALSAGLVVLEVPSFEAERVHGVSNLRTVRDGFRVLRTIVVERTRVARASLPPSAGARPAVALTSPEAPHAWDRHPHRRPRPADPLTVSAVVCTHDLARWDDLVRSVNSLRTQTVPPAEVLVVVDHNPELLARARAELTQVRVLPNTGPKGLSGGRNTAWAEACGDIVAYIDDDAHADIDWIERLLDAYRTPQVLAVGGAVLPQWETGRPSWMAEELDWVVGCTYRGLPEVRSTVRNLIGANMSFRRQVLADLGGFDTGLGRRGHDGAGCEETEVCIRALQRHQDGEVIFEPAARVWHRVPEERASWEYFVRRCRAEGRSKAGVAARTGSERALASERAYVSRTLPAAVARNVGRSLRLDPAGATGAASIVAGTALVTFEYARGRLDQRAGRPGARPGRAS, from the coding sequence GTGACCACGACCGAACCCGCGCCGACGGCCGTCGGCCCCGAGCTGGTCCTCCTGGGCCGCTCGGAGACCGAGCGGCGAGCCGGCGGGCGGCCCTCCTCTCCGGACCGACGCCGATCCGACCGCCGGCAGCGGCCGGCCCTCCACCGCAGTCCCGCCCCCCGCGTGTCGGTGGTGATCCCGACCCTCAACGAGGAGCAGAACCTCCGCCACGTCCTGCCCTTCCTCCCGGAGTGGGTCGACGAGGTGGTCATCGTGGACGGCCGGTCCACCGACGGCACCGTGGCCGAGGCCCGGCGCCTCCTACCCGACGTGGTCATCGTCACCGACCCGGAGCCGGGCAAGGGCCGGGCCCTCATGACCGGGTTCCACGCCAGCACCGGCGACATCCTCGTCACCCTCGACGCCGACGGCTCGATGGACCCGGCCGAGATCCCCCGTTACGTCTACGCCCTCATGGCCGGGGCCGACTACGTGAAGGGGTCGCGGTTCGTGCACGGCGGGGCCACCGACGACATGAGCCTGATCCGCAAGGTCGGCAACCGGGCGCTCACCGAGGCCGTGCGGCGCACCTACGGCGGGCGGTTCTCGGACCTCTGCTACGGCTACAACGCCTGCTGGCGCGACGTGCTGCCCTACCTGGAGGGCCGGGCCCCCGGCTTCGAGATCGAGACCCACATGAACATCCGGGCCCTCAGCGCCGGCCTGGTCGTGCTGGAGGTGCCGAGCTTCGAGGCCGAGCGGGTCCACGGGGTGAGCAACCTGCGCACCGTGCGCGACGGCTTCCGGGTGCTGCGCACCATCGTCGTCGAGCGCACGCGGGTGGCCCGGGCCTCCCTGCCCCCGTCGGCCGGAGCCCGGCCGGCGGTCGCCCTGACCAGCCCGGAGGCGCCCCACGCCTGGGACCGCCACCCCCACCGGCGGCCCCGCCCCGCCGATCCCCTCACCGTCTCCGCCGTGGTCTGCACCCACGACCTGGCCCGGTGGGACGACCTGGTCCGGTCGGTCAACAGCCTGCGCACCCAGACCGTGCCGCCGGCCGAGGTCCTCGTCGTCGTCGACCACAACCCCGAGCTGCTGGCCCGGGCCCGGGCCGAGCTCACCCAGGTGCGGGTCCTGCCCAACACCGGGCCCAAGGGCCTCTCCGGAGGCCGCAACACGGCGTGGGCCGAGGCCTGCGGTGACATCGTGGCCTACATCGACGACGACGCCCACGCCGACATCGACTGGATCGAGCGGCTGCTCGACGCCTACCGCACCCCGCAGGTGCTGGCCGTCGGCGGGGCCGTGCTGCCCCAGTGGGAGACCGGCCGGCCCTCGTGGATGGCCGAGGAGCTGGACTGGGTGGTGGGCTGCACCTACCGGGGCCTGCCCGAGGTGCGCTCGACGGTGCGGAACCTGATCGGCGCCAACATGTCGTTCCGGCGCCAGGTGCTGGCCGATCTGGGCGGCTTCGACACCGGGCTGGGCCGCCGGGGCCACGACGGTGCCGGGTGCGAGGAGACCGAGGTCTGCATCCGGGCCCTGCAGCGCCACCAGGACGGCGAGGTCATCTTCGAGCCGGCGGCCCGGGTGTGGCACCGGGTCCCCGAGGAGCGGGCCTCGTGGGAGTACTTCGTGCGCCGCTGCCGGGCCGAGGGCCGGTCCAAGGCCGGCGTGGCCGCCCGCACGGGCAGCGAGCGGGCCCTGGCCTCGGAGCGGGCCTACGTGTCCCGGACCCTGCCCGCCGCCGTGGCCCGCAACGTGGGCCGCTCGCTGCGGCTCGACCCGGCCGGGGCCACCGGGGCGGCCTCCATCGTGGCCGGCACCGCCCTGGTCACCTTCGAGTACGCGCGCGGCCGCCTCGACCAGCGCGCCGGGCGGCCGGGGGCCCGGCCCGGCCGAGCATCGTGA
- a CDS encoding glycosyltransferase, translating into MSVPRPTAPDPVDASSGVLDLDLDRPLPAIAAPGCEREVRCLLRRGGVPVGCVDLTVPGTGLAPAAVAERVDPDRWAARSTDPVAGAVAGGGGGAADLTVAIATRDRPEALGRALDSVQASTAPPARIVVVDNAPGDDATAALVAARRAADPRITYVREGMAGLACAHNAALPLVDTPFVAFTDDDVVVDPGWTAWVRAGFDAADDVACVTGLIFPAELRTAEQWWIERGAAFAKGYDRRVVDPAVEARRDPLFPFAAGSFGSGANMAFATDVLRAMGGFDPALGAGSGSLGGDDLAAIHDVLARGHRLVYEPAAVVFHHHHEGYDALRRQVYGYGAGLTAYLTSLVVDRPATALAMAARAGRGARHALAPSSPRNTRRPGTHAELARVERAGMLSGPWRYVRTRHQRRGLRPAATPSGGPR; encoded by the coding sequence GTGAGCGTCCCGCGCCCGACCGCGCCGGACCCGGTCGACGCCTCGTCGGGCGTCCTCGACCTCGACCTCGACCGCCCGCTGCCGGCCATCGCCGCCCCCGGGTGCGAGCGCGAGGTGCGCTGCCTCCTGCGCCGGGGCGGCGTCCCCGTCGGCTGCGTCGACCTCACCGTGCCCGGGACCGGCCTGGCCCCCGCCGCGGTGGCCGAACGGGTCGACCCCGACCGGTGGGCGGCCCGGAGCACTGACCCGGTGGCGGGGGCGGTGGCCGGTGGCGGCGGTGGGGCGGCGGACCTCACCGTCGCCATCGCCACCCGCGACCGGCCCGAGGCCCTGGGCCGCGCCCTGGACTCGGTCCAGGCCTCGACCGCCCCCCCGGCCCGGATCGTGGTGGTCGACAACGCCCCCGGCGACGACGCCACCGCCGCCCTGGTCGCGGCCCGGCGGGCCGCCGATCCCCGGATCACCTACGTCCGGGAGGGCATGGCCGGGCTGGCCTGCGCCCACAACGCGGCCCTGCCCCTGGTGGACACGCCGTTCGTGGCCTTCACCGACGACGACGTGGTGGTCGACCCCGGCTGGACGGCCTGGGTGCGGGCCGGCTTCGACGCCGCCGACGACGTGGCCTGCGTGACCGGGCTGATCTTCCCGGCCGAGCTGCGCACGGCCGAGCAGTGGTGGATCGAGCGGGGGGCGGCCTTCGCCAAGGGCTACGACCGGCGCGTCGTCGACCCGGCCGTCGAGGCTCGCCGCGACCCCCTGTTCCCCTTCGCCGCCGGCTCGTTCGGGTCGGGGGCCAACATGGCCTTCGCCACCGACGTGCTGCGGGCCATGGGGGGCTTCGACCCGGCCCTGGGGGCCGGCAGCGGATCGCTCGGGGGCGACGACCTGGCCGCCATCCACGACGTCCTGGCCCGGGGCCACCGCCTGGTCTACGAGCCGGCCGCCGTCGTCTTCCACCACCACCACGAGGGCTACGACGCCCTCCGGCGCCAGGTCTACGGCTACGGCGCCGGCCTGACCGCCTACCTCACCAGCCTGGTGGTCGACCGCCCGGCCACCGCCCTGGCCATGGCGGCCCGGGCCGGGCGCGGGGCCCGCCACGCCCTGGCCCCCTCGTCCCCCCGCAACACCCGCCGCCCCGGCACCCACGCCGAGCTGGCCCGGGTCGAGCGGGCCGGCATGCTGTCGGGGCCGTGGCGCTACGTCCGGACCCGCCACCAGCGCCGCGGCCTCCGGCCGGCGGCCACGCCCTCGGGAGGCCCCCGGTGA